ACATCTGTGGCACATCCACCAATGGCGGCAAATGCGGGGCCTATGGAACCGCTGGCGGCGGCGGATTCGGCACGGGCGACATCGTCCTGTTCGGCGGCCCTGGAAAGGAAGGCCCCGGCGGCAGAACCCCGGAAGGCGGAACGGGCACGGGTGCAACGGTTGGATCGCCATGCACATCCGCCACCAACCAAAAGGGCGGCGATGGCAAAATCACCATCACCCCCACCGCCCAGCTGACCCCGACACCCTGCTCACCAATTCAGTTCGATACGCCGGGTGAACATCTTTATACCGTGCCATCCGGTTGCACGACATTGAGCATGGCGGCCTATGGGGCCGGTGGGGGTGGCGCGGTCACAACGGCCGCAGGCGGCGGCGGCGGGGCCAGTGCGGTCCAGTTGGCCAACGGTACAATTCAGGTTGTCGCAGGCGGTGGCGGCGGCGGGGCTGGCAACAGCTCAACAACGCGGGGTGGCGGCGGGGGCGGCGGATACGCACTGAAGACAACAAGCTACGCCGCCGGAACCATGTTGCGCGTCATCGTCGGTGAAGGCGGCTACAACGCCTGTACCGCCCGGGGCGGCCCCGGTGGCGGCGGAGGCAGAGACCAGGGATTGGGTGGCGATATAGCCGCTGGCAAGGCTGGCGTTTATGGCGGCGGTGGTGGCGGCGACGCTGGATGGGGCGGCGGATCATCCACCTATGGCGGCGCAGGCGGCAGCGGCGATGGAACCAACAACGGATCAACCACCAGCTATGGCGGCGCAGGCGGCGCGGATGCGACATATGCCTGCGGCACATCGACCAACGGCGGGGCCTGTGGCGCCACACTGAATGGCGGCGGTGGCGGCGGCATCGGCGACACGGTGACCCAGGGCAGTGCCGGGTCCGGCGGCACAGGCGGCGCAGCCGCCAATGGCGGTCCCGGAACGGGCGGAAATGTCGGTAACAGTTGCGGCCAGGCCGGACATGGTCGTGTGGTGATTACACCAAGCTAATCGGTGTTATCGCCCTTTTCCCGCGCGGCGTGTTCACGATGCAAAATCTTGTCGCGCAGTTTTTGCAAGCGTTCCGCGTGATAGGCTTTCTGCATCTGCTTCACCGGCCAATAACAGATCAGATACGCCACCGGCCATGACACCAGCGCCAGCGTGTACCCACCCACCATCATCGGCAGGAATATTTTATACGGGTGCGCCATCAAAAAGGCGAAGGTGATATGGTCGGGCAATTCGACCATACGAACATCCCAGAACAGACCGATGATAAACGCCCCCAACTGGTAAGACGCCCACCAGATCATCGGGAATGTGGTCGGATTACCGAATAATGTCCCGA
The window above is part of the Micavibrio aeruginosavorus ARL-13 genome. Proteins encoded here:
- a CDS encoding DUF2062 domain-containing protein, encoding MLFRRRTKLHPIKRLREILWPSMGWGRTWDYIRHRMFRRSDSSYSITAGLAAGVAVSFSPIMGTHIVQAAGVALVTRANVFAGAIGTLFGNPTTFPMIWWASYQLGAFIIGLFWDVRMVELPDHITFAFLMAHPYKIFLPMMVGGYTLALVSWPVAYLICYWPVKQMQKAYHAERLQKLRDKILHREHAAREKGDNTD